A portion of the Lepus europaeus isolate LE1 unplaced genomic scaffold, mLepTim1.pri SCAFFOLD_153, whole genome shotgun sequence genome contains these proteins:
- the LOC133754539 gene encoding bcl-2-related protein A1-like: protein MSDCEFAYVHMLAQDYLLYILKMPQPGLGLSKTSRVLQNVTFSIQQEVEEALQPYLHNVPVASVETARTIFNQVMEKEFEDGVINWGRIVTIFAFEGVLAKKLLREQAAPDVDTFKPIPYFVAEFITRRMGEWIRQNGGWENGFVKKFIHNSGEKIFLEVTEQICVILSLLKKKYC, encoded by the coding sequence atgagtgactgcgagtttgcctatgtacaCATGCTGGCTCaggactatttgctgtatatcctgaagatgccgcagcctggactgggattgagcaagacgtccagggtgctgcagaacgtcaccttctccatccagcaagaagtggaagaggctctgcaACCGTACCTGCACAATGTGCCTGTCGCGTCCGTCGAGACTGCCAGAACGATTTTCAACCAAGTGATGGAAAAAGAGTTTGAGGACGGTGTCATCAACTGGGGTAGGATTGTGACTATATTCGCATTCGAAGGGGTCTTGGCCAAGAAGCTCCTCCGGGAGCAGGCTGCTCCGGATGTGGACACTTTTAAGCCCATCCCTTATTTTGTGGCTGAGTTCATAACGAGGAGGATGGGAGAATGGATAAGGCAAAACGGAGGCTGGGAAAATGGATTTGTAAAAAAgtttatacataattctggtgaaaaaatttttctggaagttaccgAACAGATCTGtgtgatattgtcattgctaaaaaagaagtattgctga